The following proteins come from a genomic window of Streptomyces sp. Sge12:
- a CDS encoding GNAT family N-acetyltransferase — MGQTLTDILDAAAAGRFPPPDGTTTVVPQEHRRDAGVIAFTAHSVVFTDEDPDWVHATLAALDCDALAATMNPRFLAALLDRTGRGTDTIDLLTVAGPLPGEPALELVETTDPEHPRVRRALRRRHDIRVWSADGGVLVLGRGVADRWEAAIEVDEGGRHRGLGRELARAARHLVPDGQPVWSQQATGNARSIRAFQAAGYRPVGAEALMLDPAH, encoded by the coding sequence GTGGGACAGACGCTGACGGACATCCTCGACGCCGCGGCCGCGGGCCGCTTCCCGCCGCCCGACGGCACCACCACCGTGGTCCCGCAGGAACACCGGCGGGACGCGGGCGTCATCGCCTTCACCGCGCACTCCGTGGTGTTCACCGACGAGGACCCGGACTGGGTGCACGCCACCCTCGCCGCCCTCGACTGCGACGCGCTCGCCGCCACGATGAACCCCCGGTTCCTGGCCGCGCTGCTCGACCGCACGGGACGCGGCACCGACACGATCGACCTGCTCACCGTCGCCGGCCCGCTGCCCGGCGAGCCCGCGCTGGAGCTCGTGGAGACGACCGACCCCGAACACCCCCGGGTACGCCGAGCCCTGCGCCGCCGACACGACATACGGGTCTGGTCGGCGGACGGGGGAGTACTCGTCCTCGGCCGCGGCGTCGCGGACCGCTGGGAGGCGGCGATCGAGGTCGACGAGGGGGGCCGCCACCGCGGACTCGGCCGGGAACTGGCCCGGGCGGCCCGCCACCTCGTCCCCGACGGGCAGCCGGTCTGGTCCCAGCAGGCCACCGGCAACGCACGCAGCATCCGCGCCTTCCAGGCCGCGGGCTACCGGCCGGTCGGTGCGGAGGCCCTGATGCTGGATCCGGCCCACTGA
- a CDS encoding DEAD/DEAH box helicase yields MRNPSAHGRFGVKGGAKGGTRTPAKATRTLGPQGEFTMHAPKEPALAPVASFAELDLPLELAQTMASLGVTEPFPIQAATLPNALAGRDVLGRGRTGSGKTLAFGLALLARTAGQQADPKRPLALVLVPTRELAQQVTEALEPYAAALKLRMATVVGGLSIGRQVSSLRTGAEVVVATPGRLSDLVGRRDVHLERVRITVLDEADQMCDMGFMPQVTELLDQVHHAGQRMLFSATLDRNVDQLVRKYLKDPVSHSVDPQAGAVATMDHHVLHIHAADKISAATEIAARDNRVLMFLDTKHGVDQFVKHLRAMGVRAEGLHSGKSQPQRTRTLAQFKSGAVTVLVATNVAARGIHIDDLDLVVNVDPPADHKDYLHRGGRTARAGESGRVVTLVTPNQRRDMVRLLSDARIRPTITQVRSGEAALSRITGAKAPSGVPLAGSAPTDAKGKPSGSDLAFRGMGTRPGRGKESRKTIEARQQAEARRAARVRRGV; encoded by the coding sequence ATGAGGAACCCGTCAGCTCATGGGCGCTTCGGTGTGAAGGGCGGTGCCAAGGGCGGTACGCGTACCCCCGCCAAGGCCACCCGGACCCTCGGCCCGCAGGGTGAGTTCACGATGCACGCGCCGAAGGAGCCGGCGCTGGCGCCGGTGGCGTCCTTCGCCGAGCTCGACCTGCCCCTTGAGCTGGCGCAGACCATGGCCTCGCTGGGCGTGACGGAGCCGTTCCCGATCCAGGCGGCGACGCTGCCGAACGCGCTGGCCGGCCGGGACGTCCTCGGCCGCGGGCGGACCGGCTCCGGCAAGACCCTCGCCTTCGGGCTGGCACTGCTGGCCCGCACGGCAGGGCAGCAGGCGGACCCGAAGCGCCCGCTGGCACTGGTCCTCGTACCGACGCGCGAGCTGGCACAGCAGGTGACCGAGGCCCTGGAGCCGTACGCCGCGGCTCTGAAGCTGCGGATGGCCACCGTGGTGGGCGGGCTGTCCATCGGCCGCCAGGTGAGCTCCCTGCGCACCGGCGCCGAGGTCGTGGTGGCCACCCCCGGGCGGCTCAGCGACCTGGTCGGACGCCGGGACGTGCACCTGGAGCGGGTGCGGATCACCGTGCTCGACGAGGCCGACCAGATGTGCGACATGGGCTTCATGCCGCAGGTCACCGAGCTCCTGGACCAGGTGCACCACGCGGGCCAGCGGATGCTGTTCTCGGCGACCCTGGACCGCAACGTGGACCAGCTCGTGCGCAAGTACCTGAAGGACCCGGTCTCGCACTCCGTCGACCCGCAGGCGGGCGCGGTGGCCACGATGGACCACCACGTGCTGCACATCCACGCGGCCGACAAGATCTCGGCGGCGACCGAGATCGCGGCCCGGGACAACCGGGTGCTGATGTTCCTCGACACCAAGCACGGGGTCGACCAGTTCGTGAAGCACCTGCGGGCGATGGGCGTACGGGCGGAGGGGCTGCACAGCGGAAAGTCGCAGCCGCAGCGCACCCGGACCCTGGCCCAGTTCAAGAGCGGGGCGGTGACCGTCCTGGTCGCGACGAACGTCGCGGCGCGCGGCATCCACATCGACGACCTCGACCTCGTGGTCAACGTCGACCCGCCCGCCGACCACAAGGACTACCTGCACCGCGGCGGCCGTACCGCACGGGCCGGGGAGTCCGGCCGGGTCGTCACCCTCGTCACCCCGAACCAGCGCCGGGACATGGTCCGCCTGCTCTCCGACGCCCGGATCCGGCCGACGATCACCCAGGTGCGGTCCGGCGAGGCGGCGCTCAGCCGTATCACCGGCGCGAAGGCGCCCTCCGGGGTGCCGCTGGCGGGCTCCGCGCCGACCGACGCCAAGGGCAAGCCCTCGGGATCGGACCTCGCGTTCCGCGGCATGGGCACCCGCCCGGGCCGGGGCAAGGAGTCCCGCAAGACGATCGAGGCCCGCCAGCAGGCCGAGGCCCGCCGCGCAGCCCGGGTCCGCCGGGGCGTCTAG
- a CDS encoding MarR family winged helix-turn-helix transcriptional regulator translates to MQGKTRPPATAGEAISRMDEYVALGIVGQQEVAQLLGLNVTDLTCLGHILGAGETPLAAGDLAGLLDLTTGAVTGVLNRLERAGYARRVPDPADRRRVRVVADPAAAARVIAVYQPMYDRLATLFADYTPDEIAVIADWFGRAAVEIRAHCALVRSGELTAGEG, encoded by the coding sequence GTGCAGGGCAAGACCCGCCCCCCGGCCACGGCCGGTGAGGCCATTTCCCGCATGGACGAGTACGTCGCCCTGGGCATCGTCGGCCAGCAGGAGGTGGCGCAACTGCTCGGGCTCAACGTCACCGACCTGACCTGCCTGGGCCACATCCTGGGCGCCGGGGAGACCCCGCTCGCCGCCGGCGACCTCGCCGGCCTGCTGGACCTCACCACCGGAGCCGTCACCGGCGTCCTCAACCGCCTCGAACGCGCCGGGTACGCGCGCCGCGTCCCCGACCCCGCCGACCGGCGCCGGGTCCGGGTGGTGGCCGACCCCGCGGCCGCCGCACGGGTGATCGCCGTGTACCAGCCCATGTACGACCGGCTGGCCACCCTCTTCGCCGACTACACCCCCGACGAGATCGCCGTGATCGCCGACTGGTTCGGCCGCGCGGCGGTCGAGATCCGCGCCCACTGCGCGCTGGTGCGGTCCGGGGAACTGACCGCCGGGGAGGGTTAG
- a CDS encoding HGxxPAAW family protein, with product MSAHGHVDLGHTVAGWTGTTLALLGFAGAGAAVCAAWAPGIWIGLGVVAAAGIVTWVLHLAGWGKPSGPRPEADWDWRKRDAGARTGHADCLGCRAGGPRRAVAAAGRPRAASLPAADSGA from the coding sequence ATGAGCGCGCACGGCCACGTAGACCTCGGCCACACGGTGGCCGGCTGGACCGGTACCACCCTGGCCCTGCTGGGTTTCGCGGGGGCGGGCGCCGCCGTGTGTGCGGCCTGGGCCCCCGGGATCTGGATCGGCCTCGGCGTCGTCGCCGCGGCCGGGATCGTCACCTGGGTGCTCCACCTCGCCGGGTGGGGCAAGCCGAGCGGACCCCGGCCGGAGGCCGACTGGGACTGGCGCAAGCGGGACGCGGGGGCCCGTACCGGGCATGCGGACTGCCTGGGCTGCCGCGCCGGCGGCCCCCGGCGCGCCGTCGCGGCAGCCGGTCGGCCCCGCGCCGCCTCGCTGCCCGCTGCCGACAGCGGCGCGTGA